Proteins co-encoded in one Bacteroidota bacterium genomic window:
- a CDS encoding helix-turn-helix transcriptional regulator, with translation MSKCVINNNIRKLRFMADEMTQQQLADKVGVTRQTIVAVEHGKYSPSLELAFRIARVFHIPLEEVFSYTCEDDKPRKK, from the coding sequence ATGAGTAAATGCGTAATTAATAACAACATACGAAAATTGCGTTTCATGGCGGATGAGATGACCCAGCAGCAGCTTGCGGATAAGGTTGGGGTTACCCGGCAAACTATCGTCGCTGTTGAGCATGGGAAATACTCTCCATCCCTTGAGCTGGCATTCCGGATCGCCAGAGTCTTCCATATTCCTTTGGAAGAAGTATTTAGCTATACCTGTGAAGATGATAAACCCCGAAAAAAGTAA
- a CDS encoding C-GCAxxG-C-C family protein, whose amino-acid sequence MNTIEKPKIRKTKRLFLKLGSCSRTVGYIVNKEFGNPREDHERALDPLAGGILQQGYQCGMLWGSSLAAGAAAYKRLNGQGIDNAFALTIAATQHIMKSFSGMAKHCDCIDITKCDWHNKWSIAKYFATGKMISCFRLLEKWAPEAVVAAHEGLSIDKNGLPGKCKSCASEVVRRMGGSEEEMAMVAGWAGGIGLSGNACGALAAAIWMRTLALCKETPGKSFFTNSRANETLELFYKETNYEILCSAIAGRRFETLDDHTEFIGKGGCKRLIEVLGGK is encoded by the coding sequence ATGAATACCATAGAAAAACCCAAAATCAGAAAAACCAAAAGGTTATTCCTTAAATTAGGATCATGTTCCAGGACAGTTGGATACATCGTTAACAAAGAATTTGGCAACCCGCGGGAAGACCATGAGCGTGCACTGGATCCCTTAGCCGGAGGTATCCTGCAACAGGGCTATCAATGCGGCATGCTCTGGGGATCCAGTCTGGCCGCGGGAGCAGCAGCATACAAAAGATTGAACGGACAAGGTATTGATAATGCCTTCGCTTTGACGATCGCTGCCACACAGCATATCATGAAATCGTTTTCAGGAATGGCAAAACATTGCGATTGCATTGACATTACAAAGTGCGATTGGCACAACAAATGGAGTATTGCAAAGTATTTTGCAACAGGAAAAATGATTTCCTGCTTCCGGTTGCTGGAAAAGTGGGCGCCTGAAGCTGTGGTTGCCGCTCATGAAGGATTGTCAATAGATAAAAATGGGCTTCCCGGGAAGTGCAAAAGCTGCGCATCCGAGGTTGTACGTCGCATGGGCGGGAGTGAAGAAGAGATGGCCATGGTGGCAGGATGGGCCGGGGGCATCGGGCTCAGCGGTAATGCCTGCGGAGCGCTGGCAGCAGCCATATGGATGAGGACATTAGCGCTTTGTAAAGAAACTCCCGGAAAGTCGTTTTTCACAAACTCCCGGGCCAACGAAACACTGGAACTATTTTACAAGGAAACCAATTATGAGATTCTATGCAGTGCAATTGCCGGAAGGCGATTTGAGACGCTGGACGATCACACGGAGTTTATCGGTAAGGGCGGGTGTAAGAGACTGATTGAGGTTCTGGGGGGAAAATGA